The window GCCTACGCAAAATGCGTGGATAAGGCCCGATTTGCGCCCTTTTCCCGGAGCGCCCCGGCTGACTTCACAGAGGTGGGATGATGAGAAGGATAGACCTGAACTTCGTCCTGAAAGAGATGCTCAGGGCGCATCCGAGGATCTCGGATCTCAACTTCACGGTGGGAAGACCCTGTCAGGTTGCGGGTGACGGCAGGCTTCATGCGGCTGAAATCGGGCTTGGAACGGGTGTCCTCACACCGTCCCAGACCGAGGAGCTGGCCCTTGCCCTGATCGACGACGACCGGCGTCTCCTCATGGATCTCTTCAGGCACGGCTCCTGTGACCTCTCCTATCACCTGCCAGACGGCCCCAGGTTTCGCGTGAACGTCTTTTCCCAGCAGGGCACCTACAGCATCGTCATGAGGAGGCTTTCGAGCAAGGTGCCGACCTTGCAGGATCTCTCCCTCCCCGATGCGTTCCTTTCCATATCCAAGGAAAAAAACGGCATCGTCCTTTTCACGGGCGCAACCGGAACAGGCAAGACCACATCTCTTGCCGCCATCCTCGAAGAGATCAACCGAAGGGAAAACCTCCACGTCATCACCCTCGAAGACCCCATCGAATATGTCCACACGCACAAACAGGCGACATTCAACCAGCGCGAACTCGGAAAAGACTTCGACACCTTTGCGAACGGCCTTCGAGCCGCCCTCCGCCAGGCCCCTCACGTGATCCTCGTGGGCGAGATACGCGACCGGGAGACCATGGAGATCGCCCTCAACGCAGCTGAGACAGGTCATCTCGTCTTCTCCACCCTGCACACTATAAGTGCGGCCCATACTATCAACCGCATCCTCGGCATGTTTTCCAAGGATGAGGAGCAGCAGATCAGGTTCCGTCTTGCGGACACGATCAGATGGGTGGTGGGACAGAGGCTTCTGCCTCGAATCGGCGGGGGGCGTGTTGCCATATTCGAGATCATGCAGAACAACGTGCGCATCAAGGACGCGATCTTGAACGGAGAGGGCGAGGGTAAGACCTTCTATGAAATCATCGACTCTGGGTCGGCCTACCAGATGCAGACCTTTGATCAGCACATCGTGCGCCTCTATGCAGAGGGGGTGATCACCGAAGAGACGGGTATCGCATACGCAAGCAGCAGGGCCGCGGTCCGCCAGGGGATCGACCGGATCAAGAGCTCGAAGGGTGAGAAGACCTCGGACATCGGGGATCTCAAGATCGACTGGAATGTATGAAAGATCGCACTGCAAAAAACCATGTATCTTTCCGTGGAGGGAATGTTTAACGGGGGTACGCCATGGAGATCGTCTGCGAAGGATGCGGAAGCCGATACCGGATCGAGGATGACAAGATCCCGAGGGATCGATCGGTGACAGTGGCCTGCAAAAAGTGCAGCGAGAGGATCATCGTCGGACCGAGGGAGGAGGAACGTCAACCGCAAGTCCCTTCATGCGCACCTTCCCCGGACCTCGAGCGCGAGATCGGGATGGAATACTTCGCCCCGGATGCCAGAACGGCCATTCTTTATTCATCGGATTTTCAGACCCTCGTTCAGATGGAAAAGGCCCTTTCGGATCTGGGCTATGAGGTGAGGACCGTTCAGGGCGGGGAAGACTTTGCAGTCCGCATGAGGCACCACACCTACGAT is drawn from Deltaproteobacteria bacterium and contains these coding sequences:
- a CDS encoding PilT/PilU family type 4a pilus ATPase; its protein translation is MRRIDLNFVLKEMLRAHPRISDLNFTVGRPCQVAGDGRLHAAEIGLGTGVLTPSQTEELALALIDDDRRLLMDLFRHGSCDLSYHLPDGPRFRVNVFSQQGTYSIVMRRLSSKVPTLQDLSLPDAFLSISKEKNGIVLFTGATGTGKTTSLAAILEEINRRENLHVITLEDPIEYVHTHKQATFNQRELGKDFDTFANGLRAALRQAPHVILVGEIRDRETMEIALNAAETGHLVFSTLHTISAAHTINRILGMFSKDEEQQIRFRLADTIRWVVGQRLLPRIGGGRVAIFEIMQNNVRIKDAILNGEGEGKTFYEIIDSGSAYQMQTFDQHIVRLYAEGVITEETGIAYASSRAAVRQGIDRIKSSKGEKTSDIGDLKIDWNV
- a CDS encoding zinc-ribbon domain-containing protein, giving the protein MEIVCEGCGSRYRIEDDKIPRDRSVTVACKKCSERIIVGPREEERQPQVPSCAPSPDLEREIGMEYFAPDARTAILYSSDFQTLVQMEKALSDLGYEVRTVQGGEDFAVRMRHHTYDLVLLHQAGADPDGPLKSILSAASTLPAETRRSCLIALVRVGGSRYDHLQAFLQGVDLTISPFELADLRVILSEARERKSARYRVFNECRRKVEMSFSGIES